From a single Larimichthys crocea isolate SSNF chromosome XIII, L_crocea_2.0, whole genome shotgun sequence genomic region:
- the fabp10b gene encoding fatty acid-binding protein, liver, translated as MTTRTTNILRRATRSAGMDFNGTWKVYYEENLEDFLKVIGAPQLIAKMRKEIKPVKVIEQNDKEFTCTIKTPVSTKVHSFILGKETEISTLDGRKFKCTMREENGKMITENEKYTSVQEIQGDELIETITAGSVTFISKSKRV; from the exons ATGACAACAAGGACAACAAACATCCTCAGGCGAGCAACACGATCAGCAGGCATGGACTTCAACGGTACATGGAAGGTTTATTATGAGGAAAACCTCGAGGATTTCTTGAAGGTTATAG GTGCACCTCAGTTGATTGCGAAAATGCGAAAGGAAATCAAGCCGGTGAAGGTGATTGAGCAGAACGACAAAGAATTCACCTGCACGATTAAGACTCCCGTCAGCACCAAAGTCCACTCGTTCATCCTGGGAAAGGAGACGGAGATTTCCACTCTGGATGGCAGGAAGTTCAAG TGCACCATGAGAGAGGAGAACGGGAAGATGATCACTGAGAATGAGAAGTACACCTCGGTCCAAGAGATCCAAGGAGATGAACTGATCGAG ACCATCACTGCCGGCTCTGTAACTTTCATCAGCAAAAGTAAACGAGTCTGA
- the srsf10b gene encoding serine and arginine rich splicing factor 10b isoform X2, whose product MSRYMRPPNTSLFVRNISDESRPEDLRREFGRYGPIVDVYIPLDFYTRQPRGFAYIQFEDVRDAEDALHSLDRKWVCGRQIEIQFAQGDRKTPNQMKTKERRSPGRSSRYDDYDRDSRRRRSRSRSYDRYRSRSPSNERHRRRSESPRESRGRMYGRGRSRSREDERCRQRPRRESRGRSRSRSKSASPRENLNPASTSHYAEEEVRHAHSPSRSRSRSASRSRSRSRSRSRSWAGRKSGGR is encoded by the exons ATGTCCAGATACATGAGGCCTCCAAACACGTCTCTGTTCGTCCGAAACATCTCCGACGAGTCCAG GCCTGAGGATTTGCGGCGTGAGTTTGGCCGCTATGGGCCGATAGTAGATGTCTACATCCCACTTGACTTCTATACACGTCAACCAAGAGGATTTGCATACATTCA ATTTGAGGATGTGCGTGACGCAGAGGACGCTCTTCACAGCCTGGACAGGAAATGGGTCTGCGGACGGCAGATCGAAATCCAGTTCGCGCAGGGCGACCGAAAGA CACCGAACCAGATGAAGACGAAGGAAAGGCGTTCCCCGGGCAGATCCTCTCGATACGACGACTACGACCGAGACAGCCGCCGCAGACGTTCGCGCAGCCGCAGCTACGACCGATACAGATCACGCAGCCCTTCTAACGAACGCCACCGCAGACGGTCGGAGAGTCCTCGAGA gTCTCGTGGACGGATGTACGGTCGAGGAAGAAGCAGGAGCCGCGAGGATGAGAG ATGCAGGCAGAGGCCTCGCAGAGAGTCCAGAGGCAGATCTCGATCACGATCTAAATCGGCGTCCCCGCGAGAAAACCTCAACCCGGCGTCGACTTCCCATTACGCCGAGGAAGAAGTGCGTCACGCACACTCCCCGTCCCGCTCGAGGTCCCGGTCCGCATCCAGATCACGTTCCCGCTCGCGTTCTCGGTCCCGATCCTGGGCCGGACGCAAGTCAGGAGGACGCTAG
- the LOC104924396 gene encoding sialin, with amino-acid sequence MPLRNGYSINSTHADGSEDDEPLIESDAVPPRCCSTRLNLAILMFFGFSVVYGLRVNLSVAMVAMVNDTDPQPAPNSSIYKTCPLPPGTDNTSDAFRQPEGIPQYPWDSETQGWLLGAFFFGYLCTQIPGGYLSGHYGGSIFLGLGVLCTAGLTLLTPLAAQLGSGWLFALRALEGFGEGVTFPAMMAMWARWAPPLERSRLMTLSGSGANFGAFLALPLTGFICQTLGWPAVFYICGGAGCLWALFWFLFVSDDPRTHRRISEEERDYIINSLGPQGTGHGWSVPILSMLLSVPLWAIIVTQMCSNWSYYTLLTSLPTYMNKIMHFDLKSNGFLSALPYLGAWLFSTLSGVVADLLIERKVFSVTAVRKIFTLTGLLPGSACLVAVGYAGCSHILTVIFLTLTSTIGGVSASGVFINQIDIAPRYAGFLLGITNTFGTIPGVVAPIVTGYFTEDHTLAGWRKVFWVAAGINVGGALFYTIFGSGKIQPWALTEEERAEAEKKRSASIST; translated from the exons ATGCCGCTGAGAAATGGCTACTCCATCAACTCCACCCATGCAGACGGGAGCGAGGACGACGAGCCGCTCATCGAGAGCGATGCAG TCCCTCCTCGGTGCTGCTCGACCCGCCTCAACCTCGCCATCCTGATGTTCTTCGGCTTCTCGGTGGTCTACGGTCTCCGGGTCAACCTCAGTGTTGCCATGGTAGCCATGGTGAATGACACCGACCCCCAGCCGGCCCCGAACAGCTCCATATACAAGACGTGTCCGCTGCCACCAGGGACGGACAACACGAGTGACGCTTTCAGACAACCTGAGGGG ATCCCACAGTATCCGTGGGACTCTGAAACTCAGGGCTGGCTGCTGGGCGCTTTCTTCTTCGGCTACCTGTGCACACAGATCCCGGGTGGCTACCTGTCGGGTCACTACGGGGGGAGTATCTTCCTCGGTCTGGGTGTTCTCTGCACTGCGGGCCTCACCCTGCTCACCCCTCTGGCTGCCCAGCTGGGGTCAGGCTGGCTGTTTGCACTGCGAGCGCTGGAGGGTTTTGGAGAG GGCGTGACGTTCCCGGCCATGATGGCGATGTGGGCTCGGTGGGCTCCTCCTCTGGAGCGCTCTCGCCTGATGACCCTGTCCGGATCCGGGGCTAACTTCGGGGCCTTTTTGGCCCTGCCGCTCACCGGCTTCATCTGCCAGACGTTAGGCTGGCCCGCTGTCTTCTACATCTGTG gaGGTGCTGGTTGCCTCTGGGCTctcttttggtttctttttgtgTCAGATGACCCTCGCACTCATCGTCGAATCAGcgaagaggagagagattaCATCATAAACTCCCTCGGACCTCAG GGTACCGGTCACGGCTGGTCCGTGCCCATTCTGTCCATGCTGCTGTCGGTCCCTCTGTGGGCCATCATCGTCACCCAGATGTGTTCAAACTGGTCCTACTACACCCTGCTCACCTCGCTGCCCACCTACATGAACAAGATCATGCACTTTGACCTCAAATCG aaTGGTTTCCTCTCCGCCTTGCCGTACCTCGGCGCCTGGTTGTTTTCGACGCTGTCTGGTGTCGTCGCTGACCTCCTCATCGAGAGGAAGGTGTTCAGCGTCACCGCCGTACGGAAGATCTTCACACTCACAG GTCTGTTGCCGGGTTCAGCTTGTCTCGTTGCCGTCGGTTACGCCGGCTGCAGCCACATCCTCACCGTCATCTTCCTCACACTCACCTCAACCATCGGAGGGGTGAGCGCCTCCGGAGTCTTCATCAACCAGATAGACATCGCTCCACG GTACGCTGGATTTCTTCTGGGAATCACCAACACGTTCGGGACCATCCCTGGAGTCGTAGCACCGATTGTTACAGGATACTTTACTGAGGAT CACACCCTGGCGGGATGGAGAAAGGTGTTCTGGGTGGCGGCCGGGATCAACGTCGGCGGCGCTCTCTTCTACACGATATTCGGCAGCGGTAAGATTCAGCCGTGGGCCCTCACGGAGGAAGAGCGAGCAGAGGctgagaagaagaggagcgcGTCCATCTCCACATAA
- the mycbp gene encoding C-Myc-binding protein → MAHYRGSESKREQFRRYLEKSGVLDNLTSVLVALYEETDKPNNALDFLKLHLGAAGSEAADVEALRTELAELQQKCNLLMEENKELRNKLMQYEPSPENGAAE, encoded by the exons ATGGCGCATTACAGA GGCTCTGAGTCCAAGCGAGAACAGTTCAGAAGATATCTTGAAAAGTCTGGAGTCCTTGACAATTTAACAAGCG TTTTAGTGGCACTTTATGAAGAGACTGACAAGCCCAACAACGCACTGGA TTTCCTAAAGCTTCACCTCGGTGCGGCTGGTTCAGAGGCAGCAGATGTTGAGGCTCTTCGCACGGAGCTGGCTGAACTACAACAGAAGTGTAACCTGCTCATGGAGGAGAACAAAGAGCTGAGAAACAAG CTGATGCAGTATGAACCGTCGCCTGAGAACGGAGCAGCAGAGTGA
- the gja9b gene encoding gap junction protein alpha 9b, whose product MGDWNFLGGVLEEVHIHSTMVGKIWLTILFIFRMLVLGVAAEDVWNDEQSDFICNTEQPGCRNVCYDQAFPISLIRYWVLQVIFVSSPSLVYMGHAIYQLRALEKERHCKKVALRREMEAVDVELVEVRRRIEKEMRQLEQGKLNKAPLRGSLLCTYVAHIVTRSVVEVSFMMGQFILYGHRLSPLYKCEREPCPNVVDCFVSRPTEKTVFMMFMQAIACISLFLSLLEIIHLGFRKLKMGILDYYPHLKDDLDDYYVNKSQKNSVVHQVCKGTSVGRKTTIPTAPCGYTLLLERQGNGPSYPLLNASSAFVPIQGDPGAKPDIHKDSKEGVPSPTEQNSNSNNTSSETRSPPEPQEHPSPHHVDMESAGSEYPTLPVADTASCTTLSGIARKARRVGPSWNCSTLVEGNSSDSKDLYHRNNSMKLRSSCVGPRARMLSKSDIKRPSRPQSPDSPGELSSVSRHSRESNSPTASSPNRRVSAASSGSSRRAPTDLQI is encoded by the coding sequence ATGGGAGACTGGAACTTTCTTGGAGGGGTCTTGGAGGAGGTACATATCCACTCCACCATGGTTGGGAAGATCTGGCTGACCATCCTGTTCATATTCCGGATGTTGGTCCTCGGCGTTGCGGCGGAGGACGTCTGGAACGACGAGCAGTCGGACTTCATCTGCAACACGGAGCAGCCCGGCTGCCGAAACGTCTGCTATGACCAGGCCTTCCCCATCTCCCTCATCCGATACTGGGTACTCCAGGTGATCTTTGTGTCCTCGCCCTCGCTGGTGTACATGGGTCACGCCATCTACCAGCTGCGAGCTCTGGAGAAGGAGCGCCACTGCAAGAAGGTGGCTCTCCGTCGGGAGATGGAGGCGGTGGacgtggagctggtggaggtgcGGAGGAGGATTGAGAAGGAGATGAGGCAGCTGGAGCAGGGGAAGCTCAACAAAGCACCGCTGAGGGGCTCTCTGCTGTGTACCTATGTGGCGCACATTGTGACTCGCTCAGTGGTGGAGGTGAGCTTCATGATGGGTCAGTTCATCCTCTATGGACACCGTCTGAGTCCTCTTTACAAGTGTGAAAGGGAGCCATGTCCAAACGTGGTGGACTGCTTTGTCTCCAGGCCTACCGAGAAAACTGTTTTCATGATGTTCATGCAAGCGATAGCCTGCATCTCGCTCTTCCTCAGCCTTCTTGAGATCATCCACTTGGGATTTAGGAAGCTTAAGATGGGCATCCTGGACTACTACCCACATCTGAAGGACGACCTTGACGATTACTACGTCAACAAGTCACAAAAGAACTCAGTCGTGCATCAGGTTTGCAAGGGCACATCTGTAGGACGCAAGACTACCATCCCCACAGCACCATGTGGGTACACATTACTGTTGGAGAGGCAGGGCAACGGGCCAAGCTACCCTCTCCTTAACGCTTCCTCTGCTTTCGTCCCAATACAAGGGGACCCCGGTGCAAAGCCGGACATCCACAAGGACAGCAAGGAAGGAGTGCCGAGCCCCACGGAGCAAAACAGCAACTCCAACAACACAAGCAGTGAGACGCGATCTCCACCTGAACCACAGGAGCATCCATCACCCCATCACGTGGACATGGAGAGCGCAGGCTCAGAGTATCCCACCCTCCCTGTAGCAGACACCGCCTCCTGCACAACCCTGTCAGGCATTGCGAGGAAGGCACGGAGGGTCGGTCCATCGTGGAACTGCTCCACTCTGGTGGAGGGGAACAGCTCGGACAGCAAAGACTTATACCACAGGAACAACAGCATGAAACTACGCAGCAGCTGTGTCGGACCCCGAGCGAGGATGCTCTCTAAATCTGACATTAAGAGGCCGAGCAGGCCCCAGAGTCCGGACTCTCCAGGAGAGCTGAGCTCTGTATCCCGACACAGTCGTGAAAGTAACAGCCCCACCGCCTCGTCTCCGAACCGCCGAGTGTCAGCAGcgagcagcggcagcagcagacGAGCTCCTACTGATCTGCAGATATAA
- the srsf10b gene encoding serine and arginine rich splicing factor 10b isoform X1 has translation MKRKRERRQSLDMAAKNWEKKKRFKRKKESRKPPSLCGSRLKSVKIKMKFKVKHGQSIFEDVRDAEDALHSLDRKWVCGRQIEIQFAQGDRKTPNQMKTKERRSPGRSSRYDDYDRDSRRRRSRSRSYDRYRSRSPSNERHRRRSESPRESRGRMYGRGRSRSREDERCRQRPRRESRGRSRSRSKSASPRENLNPASTSHYAEEEVRHAHSPSRSRSRSASRSRSRSRSRSRSWAGRKSGGR, from the exons ATGAAGAGGAAAAGGGAACGGAGACAAAGCTTGGATATGGCGGCAAAGAattgggaaaagaaaaagaggtttaagaggaaaaaggaaagcagGAAACCCCCAAGTCTCTGTGGGAGTCGATTAAAGAGTGTAAAGATCAAGATGAAGTTCAAAGTCAAGCATGGGCAAAG CATATTTGAGGATGTGCGTGACGCAGAGGACGCTCTTCACAGCCTGGACAGGAAATGGGTCTGCGGACGGCAGATCGAAATCCAGTTCGCGCAGGGCGACCGAAAGA CACCGAACCAGATGAAGACGAAGGAAAGGCGTTCCCCGGGCAGATCCTCTCGATACGACGACTACGACCGAGACAGCCGCCGCAGACGTTCGCGCAGCCGCAGCTACGACCGATACAGATCACGCAGCCCTTCTAACGAACGCCACCGCAGACGGTCGGAGAGTCCTCGAGA gTCTCGTGGACGGATGTACGGTCGAGGAAGAAGCAGGAGCCGCGAGGATGAGAG ATGCAGGCAGAGGCCTCGCAGAGAGTCCAGAGGCAGATCTCGATCACGATCTAAATCGGCGTCCCCGCGAGAAAACCTCAACCCGGCGTCGACTTCCCATTACGCCGAGGAAGAAGTGCGTCACGCACACTCCCCGTCCCGCTCGAGGTCCCGGTCCGCATCCAGATCACGTTCCCGCTCGCGTTCTCGGTCCCGATCCTGGGCCGGACGCAAGTCAGGAGGACGCTAG